Proteins encoded in a region of the Orcinus orca chromosome 8, mOrcOrc1.1, whole genome shotgun sequence genome:
- the LOC117196852 gene encoding atherin-like, giving the protein MRGVLGDRGNFSWTAGPKASLLPEGSDAIEGTLRGVSRRRGGEETRRSLPSSVQMGDARRQPFGGRARGRGRRRGAGPALPSPLPAGGGARARRPAAPPPPPPRQAEAARGWWRRWRRQPGGRGRSARPAPSLLPREAEETLSRAAAPRPVDSLRQGHGGPEQRRACEVLHGKTSPKGFVQGGRHPV; this is encoded by the exons ATGCGGGGCGTCCTGGGAGATCGGGGCAATTTCTCCTGGACGGCGGGACCCAAGGCCAGTCTCCTTCCCGAAGGCTCAGATGCCATTGAGGGGACCCTGCGGGGTGTCTCCCGGCGCAGAGGGGGTGAGGAGACCAGGCGTTCCCTTCCGTCCAGCGTCCAGATGGGGGACGCACGGCGTCAGCCCTTCGGAGGGCGCGCCCGAGGGCGCGGGCGGCGAAGAGGGGccggccctgccctcccctccccgttACCTGCGGGCGGCGGTGCCAGGGCCCGGAGGCCtgctgctcctcctcctcctcctccccgccaGGCTGAAGCGGCGAGGGGGTGGTGGCGACGGTGGCGGCGGCAGcccggggggagggggcggagcgcACGGCccgctccctctctcctcccccggGAGGCGGAGGAGACCCTATCTCGGGCCGCCGCGCCTAGGCCCGTGGACAGCCTGCGGCAGGGGCATGGCGGCCCCGAGCAGCGGCGTGCCTGCGAG GTTTTGCACGGAAAAACTTCTCCAAAGGGCTTTGTTCAAGGTGGCCGGCACCCCGTCTGA